In Clostridium omnivorum, the DNA window CAAAAAACAAAAGGAAGTGTTTGTTATGACCTTGAATGAGCTTAGGGAGCTAAACCCACATTTAGATATTAAAGGCGTAACTAACTTAGCCTTTAAAAAGTATGGTAGGATTGTAACAGGGTATGATTTTACAGAGCTTATAAAATATATGGAGAATAATACTGAAATACCTGAGGTGGGAACTATCTATTCTTCTTCTGAAGCTGTTATGAAAGCTGACGAAGTATCAGAACATATAGAAAAAGATATTTTTGGTGAGATGCCTATACAGGTAGGGTACTGCAATGGAAAAAGTTCTAACTTGAATGCACTTGAATACCATAAGAGCAGTGAACTAAATATAGCAGTTACTGATATGCTACTTTTTCTTGGAAGAGTACAGGATATTCAGGAATGGCAGTACGATGTAAAAAACCTAGATGCATTTTTTGTTCCAGAAGGAGTAGCAGTTGAACTATATGCAACTACACTTCATTTTGCACCTTGTAAAATAGAACCTAGCGGTTTTAAATGTATCGTTATATCACCAAAGGAAACTAATCATAAGCTCCAGCATGAATATGACAAGCAAGGTGAAAATAGGCTTCTATTTATGAAGAATAAATGGCTGCTGGTACACCCTTCTAGAGAAGATCTCTTGGAGAGAGGAGCTTACTCAGGAATTAATGGTGCAAACTTAGAGGTATTTATTGATTAAAAGTAAGGTTGGTTTAACATAATCATTTATTAAACAATAATAAATAATATGGAGTTCTTATAATAAAACCTGTGATTAATGTCGCAGGTTTTGTTATGTTAAAACCAGTGTGATGTGTTAGCGCTTACATGAGCTATATAATTTCCTCATTGAGTATAGCATATATAAATGTAAATAACTCTTTAAAACACATATAAGTCCAAGAGGCATAAAGTAAATATTGACTTTAAAGGAAGTATGGTATATATTTAATATGTTAACACTGTAAGCGGTTACACAAATTACATATTATAAATTGTTAGTAGTATAATAATTCTTAGTTATATAAATAAATTATTTTTTAAGGAGTGATTACTTTGGATTTAAGAAAATTTATCGACCATACTCTATTAAAAGCTGATGCTTCAGAGTCAGAAGTAGTAAAGATTTGTAAGGAAGCTAGAGAATATGGCTTTGCATCAGTATGTGTAAATGCTTTTAGAGTTCCAGTAGTAAGGAGAGAATTAGAAGGCAGCGATGTTAAGGTTTGCTGTGTTGTAGGCTTTCCTCTAGGAGCTATGACTAAAGAAGCTAAAGCTTTTGAAACTAAGCAAGCTGTTGAAAATGGTGCACAAGAAGTAGATATGGTTCTAAATGTTGGAGCTATGAAGGATAAGCAATACGATGTAGTGCTTGCAGACATAAAGGCTGTAGTAGAAGCTGCAAAGGAAAAGGCTTTAGTTAAAGTAATATTAGAAAACTGTCTATTAACTAAGGAAGAAATAGTTAAAGCATGTGAATTAAGCAAAGAAGCTGGAGCTGATTTTGTAAAGACTTCAACTGGCTTTAGCACTGGCGGAGCAAAGGCTGAAGATGTAAAGCTTATGAGAGAAACTGTTGGAACTCGTATGGGAGTTAAAGCATCAGGTGGAGTTAGAACTACTAAAGATGCTGAAGAAATGATAGCTGCAGGAGCAAGCCGTATAGGAGCAAGTGCTTCAATTTCAATAGTAGAAGGAACTGAAGCATCAAAATCAGGATACTAAGATATAGTTTAATATAATAAATTATATAAAAGAAGTGCGTACAGCACTTCTTTTCTTATATAAGCAATTATGATACTGCAGGAGAAAATTAAAATTATATTAAAACTGTGATAGTTATATTGACTATATAGCACATAAAAGATTATACTTTAAGAAAATGGGTGCTTAATAATATAGAAAATTTTCTATAGGAAATATAATTCTTAGAGGAATATAGGTAAAGAAAATGAAAATAATGAAAAAAATTTATGAATATATACCCCAATATGCTATAAAGCCTTTGATTTTATGCGTAATAGTTAATTTTTCTGTATATTCAGGGGCGCGTTTGTTTTATACAGATAGAGTTTTTCATGATTTGACATCCAATTTAGATGATAGGATTCCAGTAGTACCAATATTTGTAGTATTTTATTTAGGTAGTTATCTTTTTTGGATTTTTAATTATATATTAGTAAGCCGGGTAAGTAAAGATAATTGCTATCGTCTTGCTATTTCAGATTTATTAGGAAAACTAACTTGCTTTATTATTTATATAACTTTTCCTACAACTAATATAAGACCTGATATTACTACATCAGGCGTTTTTACCAACATGCTTAAATTTTTATATAATGCAGATGCAGCTAATAATCTTTTTCCATCAATTCATGTACTAGTTAGCTGGTATTGTTTCATTGGTATTAGGAATAATAAGACTATACCTGCTTGGTATCGATATTTTTCTTTATTTATGGCAGTAATGATAAGTATTTCAACCTTAACTACAAAACAGCATGTTATAGTTGACGTTATTGCTGGTGTGGTGTTAGCTGAACTAACATGGCAGCTTTCTTTACAGCTGCAGCTTTATAGGGCAAAAAAATTAATAAATCAGGAGGCATAAATGAAAGTTCTTAGTGTAGCAATACCTTGCTACAATTCAGCAGCTTATATGGATAAAGCAATAGAATCGCTGCTAATTGGAAGTGAGGATATAGAAATTTTGATTGTGAACGATGGTTCTAAGGATAATACTTCAATAATAGCAGACGAATATGAGAAAAAGTATCCCAATATAATACGGGCAATCCACAAAGAAAATGGTGGGCATGGAGATGCAGTAAACACAGGCTTGAAATATGCAACTGGAGTATATTTTAAGGTTTTGGATAGTGATGACTGGTTTGATAGAGCTAGTCTATTAAAGGTACTTGAAGTATTAAGAAGTATGATTAACACTTCTACATCATTGGACATGCTTATAGCAAATTATGTATATGAAAAAGTTAGTATAGGAAAATCAACAAGCATTAATTATAAGAGTGCAATGCCAGAAGAAAAGATATTTACATGGGATGATTTAGGACTTCTTAAAGCTAGCCAGAATATACTAATGCACTCTGTTATTTATCGTACAGAGGTTCTTAGACAATGTAAGCTAGAGCTTCCTAAGCATACTTTTTATGTTGATAATATTTTTGTATTCAAACCATTGCCCTACGTAAAGACAATGTACTATGTAAATGTGGACCTCTATAGATATTTTATTGGAAGAGAAGATCAATCTGTTAATGAAAAAATCATGATAGGACGTATTGATCAGCAGATTAGAGTTACAAAGATAATGATTGATAGCTTTAATCCTAAGGATATAGAAAGTAAAAAGCTGCGTAAATATATGACTCAATATTTGACAATGATGATGACAATTAGTACAGTACTTTTATTAAAAGCTAATACAGAAGAAAGTCTAGATAAGAAAGAAGAACTTTGGAACTATTTAAGTACTAAAAATGAGAAATTATATGAAGAAGTAAATAAAAAATTCTTAGGGCTAGTAGTGCAAATGAAAGGTTCTCTTGGAAGAAAGATAATATTATCAGGTTATTCCTTAACAAGAAAAATCTTTGGATTTAATTAATATATTATTTTAAAATACAGATGCCTGAAAATTTGATTTGTCAAGTTTTCAGGCATATCTTCATTTAATCTGCAAGTTCATTTTTTACACAATTTAAAGCCTCTGCTACAACGTTATGCATATCAAAATATTTGTACATTCCAAGGCGGCCGCCAAATATTACTTTATCCTCTTTATCTGCTAGGTTCTTATATTTTGCATATAAATTATTGTTCCTATCATCATTCATTGGATAGTATGGTTCGTCGCCATGCTGCCAGTTAGAAGGATACTCCCATGTGATCACCGTTTTTGGATTTACATTGCTACTTTGACATCCGAATTCAAAGTGCTTGTGCTCAATTATTCTTGTATAAGGAACTTCAAATTCTGTATAGTTCACAACGGCATTGCCTTGATAATTCTCCAGGTTTAAAACTTCTGTTTCAAAGCTAAGGGAACGATATTCAAGCTCACCAAAGCAATAATCGTAATATTCATCAATCATTCCAGTGAAAACAATCTTATTTGTAAGAGCAGCTAGTTCTTCACGATGCTTAAAGAAATCAGTATCAAGGCGGATTTCTATGCCGTCCAGCATTTTCTCTATGATTTGAGTATAGCCTCCAACGGGTATTCCCTGGTAGGTATCGTTGAAGTAGTTATTATCATAGGTAAAGCGAATCGGAAGCCTTTTTATTATGAAGCTTGGAAGTTCTGTTGCTCTGCGCCCCCACTGTTTCTCGGTATAGCCCTTAACTAGTTTTTCGTAGATGTCTCTTCCTACCAAACTGATTGCCTGTTCCTCAAGATTTTTTGGCTCTGTAATGCCTGCCTCCTTAATCTGCTCTTCAATTTTAGCTTTTGCCTCTGCTGGAGTAATTACCCCCCACATCTTATTAAAGGTGTTCATGTTAAAAGGCATATTGTATAATTCTGACTTATACCTGGCAACAGGGGAATTTGTGTATCTATTAAATACAGCAAACTGATTAACATATTTCCACAGTTCATCACTGCTAGTGTGGAAAATATGTGCTCCATATTGATGAACTTGAATTCCTTCTATCTCTGCAGTATAAATATTCCCACCTACATGAGAGCGCTTGTCTATAACAAGGCACTTTTTACCTCTTTTGTTAGCTTCATATGCAAAAATAGATCCAAATAGCCCGGCCCCAACAATAATATAATCGTACATTTATAATAGCCCTCCTTTTGTAGTTCTTATGTTTTAACTTTTTTGTTAAATTCTTTATTGTGCTATTTACTTGATACATATTATTACCTTTTTAATATATCATAATTTTGTTGTATCTTGCAAAAAAATGAAAAAGTATAATATTAACTAAGTTTTGGAGGAAAATTTAATATAAATGTAGAACTATATAAAATAATGTAAATATATGTAGCATTAGCATAAAAATTATAATTTATTCCAGAAATTTTAGCGCTTAAGGGTATTGGGGGGAATTCTATATGGAAAAATTGTCTGGAAAATTAGGAAAGAAATTAAAAAATTATGTAATTGATAAAAGTATTATTGAATTTTTAATTGTGGCAGTGGTAATAATATTTTTGACCTTTCATGTTGCATTAAGGAACTACATGCTATTTCATACAGTAGTAGAAACCTTTGGTGTTATAATAACATCCTGCATTTTTATTATTGCTATAAATACTTACCATATAAATAAAAACAGCTTTCTATTAATAATAGGTATTGGATATGGCTTTGATGGACTATTTTATATGCTTCATAATTTGACACTACTTAATATTGGTTTTTATACAAACAGCTTGGTAAATTTAAGCAGCCTATTTGCCTTGTATGCCAGGTTTTTTGGAACAAGCTTTACTTTAATTGCAACAGTTGTTTTATATAGAGGAAATAAAAAAGTTAATCCCAAGGCATGTCTATTGGGAGCAACTATAGTTGCCATTATATTATTGCATGGAGCGAATTATCAAGAAAAGCTGCCTGCAATTTTTATTGAGGGACATGGGTACACTAATTTTAATATCATATGCGTAGCTTTGCTTGATATAGCTATATGTGTCTGCTTTATTCTCTTTAGTATGATGGAGGATAAGATTGAGAGTAAATTATACTGCTATATTCAATGGGCTATTATAATAAAGCTGGTTTCTGATTTTATGCTTGCTGGTTTTAGCAATGAATATTCAATGGAAAATGTGGTAAGCCATGTTCTTAAAATAATTTACTATTATTTTATTTATAAAGCAATAGTTGAAAAGAGCATAAAAGAACCCTACAGGCTTCTATATGGCAAGCTGGATGAAACAAGTGCAAGTCTTGAAATAACAACCTCTGAGTTAAGGGAAACCAATGATATAATTGAAAAGGATAATGCTTATATAAATGAAATAGAAGAAATCTTGAATAGCAGTGAGCAGTGCTACAAATTAATTATTGAAAATTCCAGAGATGCAATATTTGCAGAGAGTAACGGTAAATTTATATTTTATAATGAAGGGGCTAGAAATATAGTTGGACTGAATAATAAATATGATATATACGGAAGTAGTATTAAAGATTTTATTGTTGATGAGGAAAAAGGTAATTTTGAGAAAAAATTAAGATGTATATATGAAGAAAAAATTACTGTACCCTTTTCTCAGACAATAATTAAAAAGGCTGATGGAAGTAAGATTGATGTTGAGGTTTCGGGAACCTTTTTTTTACATAGAGGAGAACCTGCGATATTGACTATAGTTAGAGATATCACGCAGGTAGAGGAACTTAAGAAGGATGCAGTAGAGAATACTAAGCTTTTAAATGAAAGCAGGGAATATAATAAACTTGTTAATGAGTTTTTTGTAAATATTTCTCATGAGGTTCGTACCCCTCTTAATGTAATTCTTGGAGCTATTCAGGTACTAGAGGTATACTCTAGTAATGGTGAAGGGATTGTTAATGAAGAAAAATTTAATGATTATCTTAAAAGCATAAAACAAAACTGCTTTAGATTACTAAGATTAATTAATAATTTAATAGATGTATCCAAGCTAGGTTCAGGCTTTTTACAAACAAACATGAAAAATGGAGATATTATATGCACTGTAGAGGATATAGTTCAATCCGTAGCGGAGTATATTAATGCTAAGGGAGTCGCTCTAGTATTTGATACTGAAGTAGAGGAAAAGATTATGGCTTTTGATGCTGATAAAATTGAGAGGATCATGTTAAATTTATTATCAAACTCAATTAAGTTTACTAGGCCAGGTGATGATATATCAGTATTTATAATTGATAAGGGCGGCAGTATATCTATATCTGTTAAGGATACTGGAATTGGAATTCCTGAGGAAAAGATAAATAGTATTTTTGATAGATTTGTTCAAGTGGATAAATCCCTAACAAGAAACCAGGAAGGAAGCGGCATTGGTTTATCCTTAGTAAAATCTCTTGTGGAGCTTCATGGGGGAACAATAGATGTTAGTAGTACTATGGGAGAAGGAACAGAATTTGTTATTAACCTTCCAGTAAAAATTATAGAGGATGAAAATAGTCCATCTGAAGAAATCATCTCACACACTAATGTGGAAAGGATAAGTATTGAGTTCTCAGATATATATACATATAATTAATAATGATTATTTGTGTCGATAGATTTTTCTATCGACATTTCATTTTTAAAGTAACATGTATACCTTCTTAAGCTTATTATATAACATGTAATAAAAGGAGGTGGTGGTATGTTTAATATAGGGATAATTACCTTTAGGGAAGGGTTAGAAATGCTAGTTGTTATTATGGCACTAGTAGCCTATGCGGGGAATATAAATAGAAAAGATTTGTTAAAGTTTATATATGGCGGTGCCATAAGTGGTCTTGGAGTTAGTATTTTAACAGGAGCAGTTCTTTTAATGCAGGCAAACAGACTTACAGGGTACTCTAAAAATCTTTTTAATGGGTCTATAATGATTTTTTTAGCATTCTTTATACTTTACTATATGGTTTGGCTAAGAAGACAGAGTAAATATGAGGACCTCAATATAGAAAGTAAATATAATGTAAAAGCAACGGGATATGGATTTTTTATATTTATCTTTCTAACAGTTTTTAGAGAATGCTTTGAGATTATTATGTTTACGCTGCCTACTATGACGGAAAATATATGGACCGTAATATTTGGCAGTATTATAGGACTTACTTTAGCTGTAGTTGTGGTTATGCTAATATACAAGGCAGCAATTAAAATAAGCCTTAAGATAGTTTTTGATTTGCTTACTCTTTTCCTAATTTATATTGGTTCTGAAATGTTTGGTGAGGGTATTCTAGAGTTATTCCCTTCTGCTAATAGTTCTCTGCAGATAGCAGGAATGTTAGTATTTGGTTTGCCAACTCTTTTCATATTTTTGAGGTGGAAGATAAAAGATTATACAAATAAAAAGTAGAGTAAGGGGTTTTGTTTCATAGCAATGCTCAGTTGGTGAATAGGAGATGAAAAAAATTAAGCACTCCATAGTTAATTATATATAACTATGGAGTGTTGATTTAATTACAATAAATTTTTATGGTTATCTATTTATAGACCTAGCCATTCGAGTATAGGTATGTCTCTTTCCTTTTATAGCTATGCTGTAATCCATAATGTTTTCTGGTATAGCTATGCCTGCATAACCTGCATCGCCTATGTGGTGTAAATCCGTACCAGTCATTTTACACATCAGAGCTATTTGCTTTATAGTCTGAGAATCTGCACCTTCCTGTGATGTACCAATAGCTGTTAAGGCAAGCCTTTCTTTACCATGAATAAAGGTAACCAAATCTTTTATATATTCTACTGTAATTCCAGGAACGGTTCCTGGGGCAGGCAGAAGAATTATGTCAGCTCCTGCTTCAATAAATTCAGCAACATCTTTCTTATTTATTATATTTTCTCCAGCTTCCTTTAGAGAGCCTGCAGCATGCATTTTTCCTGCAGCCAAAATTATTTTATCATTAAGTACACTATTTATTTCTTTTAGAGAGTTTATAATAGCTTTATTTGACACTCCTGTACCTGGGTTTCCTGTAAGCAGGATTAAATTAGCACCCATTTCATAGGCCTTTTTAGCTGTATCAGCTGTTGCAAGCCTTCCTTTTGAAATAGGACGAATTTCACCTATAGTTTCCTGTGACAAGTCTACTGGTTCTAAGTTTATACCTACAATTCTGCCAGTGAGACGTTTGATTTCTTTAATTATATCTTCGCCATTAACCTTAGGAATGCCATTGAATACCGGACTATATACATCGAAGAAGTTTAGAAGCAGAATATCTGAACCAAAGGCACAGGCAAGCTCTGCATTGCTTAAATTAACTAGAACTGGCTGTAATACACCTATGATTTCCGTTATTACAATTCTTCCTTCGCTTGCAGCAATAGCTTCTAAAAGTTCGCTTTTAGTCATAGCTGCATAATCAGAACTATTACAGTCTAATAATCTTTTTGCCATATTTCTTTACCTCCAGTGAAACCACATTCAATTACAATATGTGAAAAAGAGAGGATAAAAATCCTCTCTAATATTTATTGTTTTACTTACATAACTTTTTAAATTCATCAGCCACAAATTGTACTTGTGTTCCAACTATAACTTGCAGGCTGTTCTTACCAGGTCTTATAACACCTGCTACGCCAGCTGATTTAATAACCTTTTCATTTACTACAGCTTGGTCTTTGATTTCTAAACGTAATCTAGTTATGCAATTGTCTATAGAAGTAACGTTTTCTTTTCCTCCAACACCTTTAAGAATAAGTGCAGCTACTTCTGTATAATTGTTATTTGAAAGTTTTACATTCATTTCTCCATCTAAGTCATCGTCTTCTCTACCTGGTGTCTTTAAATTAAATGTAGTAATTACAAAACGGAATACTACATAATAAATAATTGCGAATATTAAACCTATTACAAGCAGTAAAAGTGGATTTCGTGCCATCGGAGCCTTGAAGCTTAAGAACCAGTCTACGAAACCAGCACTGAAGTTAAAGCCTGCTCTAACTGGTAATGCTGCACAGACAGCAACAGAAATACCTGTTAATACAGCGTGAACTACATAAAGTCCTGGAGCTAAGAACATGAATGCGAATTCTATTGGCTCTGTAACACCAGTGAAGAAAGAGGACAGTGCGCCTGCAAATAATAGACCATATACAACTTTCTTTTTCTTGTCTTTAGCTGTATGATACATAGCTAATGCACCTGCTGGCAAACCAAACATCATAACTGGGAAGAATCCAGTCATATATTGACCAGTTACTCCAAAGGTTCCTTTTCCTGACCAGAAGTTACCAAGGTCATTAATTCCAGCTACATCAAACCAGAATACGGAGTTAAGTGCATGGTGTAGCCCAAATGGTATTAACAATCTATTGAAGAATGCATAAACACCTGCACCAACAGCTCCTAAAGATATTATACCTTTACCAAAAGCTACTAGTCCGCCATAAACAGCTGGCCATATGAAGAATAACACTGCAGATGCAAGAATTGATGCCCCTGCTGTTACAATAGCAACACTTCTTCTTCCACTAAAAAAGGCTAAGAAGTCAGGTAATTTTGTTCCTTTAAATCTGTTATAGCAAGATGCGGCAATTAAACCGGCTACAATACCAATAAACTGTGTTTGAGTCTTTCCAAAAGCTGGTGCTACGTTTTTAGGATCAATATGTTTGAACATTCCAACTGAGGTTGTAGATAATAGGGTTGTAATTACAAGCCATGCTACAAGACCAGCAAGACCAGCTGCTCCATCATTATCATCTGACATTCCAACAGCTACACCAATTGCAAATAGAATTCCCATGTTATTAATTAATGCGCCACCTGCTTGTAACAAGAAAGCTGCAAATACATTGTTAGCACCCCAACCAGTAGGATCTATCCAGTAACCAATACCCATTAAAATACTTGCAACAGGCAAGCAAGCAACAGGAAGCATTAATGATTTCCCAAGTTTTTGTAGATACTTCATCATAATGAAGTTCCCCCTCCTTTAATTGTTTTCTTTTGATAAACATCATGCCGTACGCTCATGACATTTATCATTAATAAAAATGAGGCATGTTGTGAACCAATGGACTTAGTTTTAATAAAAACAAAAAAGAGCAGAAAAGGAATACCTTTTCAGCTCTTGCCCATTCGGTTACACGCTGATAAAAAATAAAAATATTACGTTGTTGTTTTAATTATATATATGCTCTATACATATGTCAATATGCCTTTTGAAAAAAATGTAAAGGTTTTTAATAAAAGTTCATTTCGTGATAGAGAATAAAATGTGAAATAATATTTTTGAAATTGAAATTTTTTGATATTGACAGAATAATAACAGGTAACTATAATTATTTGTATAACGTGTAACTGTTAAATCAGGCATGAGTTCTGTACTCGTGCTTTTTTTGTTATATAACGTAGATTACAGTAAAATTATAAAGATTGATTGCTTAATCAGGAGGTTTTTAGAATGTTTGAATTCTTTAAAAAAGCACATAATTTAGTAGCGCCAGTAGATGGAAAAGTAATTGATTTATCACAGGTTCCAGACCAGGTTTTTGCAGAAAGATTAGCAGGAGATGGAGCAGCAGTAGATTCTGTAGGAGATACAATAGTAGCACCAGCTGATGGAACGCTTGTGCTTATATTTAGAACAAATCATGCTTTTGGTATTACTTTAGATGATGGAGTAGAGCTTCTTGTTCACATCGGACTTGATACAGTTGCTTTGGAGGGAGAAGGATTTGAAAGAATAGCAGAAGAAGGTCAAAGAGTTAAAGCCGGTGATCCAATAATAAGGGTAGACAGAGAGCTTATTTTATCAAAAGGATATTCACTTATAACGCCAGTACTTATAACAAATCCTGATATAGCTAAAGATTTAAAGAGCTGTATTGGAGATAATGTAAGAGCTGGTAAGGATGTTATGATAAGCTACAAAACTAAATAGCCTAAAAATTTATAATAAAAATATCCCAGTTCAAAAATGAACTGGGATATTTATTTATTGTGATTCTTTAGAATAAGTCCTAAGCTTCTCTACGTGGATAGCTATATATCCTATCTCATCAGCAGCTACCTTAAGCTGCAGGCTATTTTCTATTATCTTTGCTGCCTTTTGAGCAAGCTTGTAAGAAACCTTATATTTTCGCTTTATTGTATTTAATAAGTCGTTCTTAATGGGTGAGTTGTTCATTATTCTCTCAATGGCAAATCTTAAATGAACAACAAATCTAGCATAATCTAGAGAGGATTTATCAAGTTCAATAGCAAGTTCATCCTCCAGCATTTCAGTTATACTGCTTGATAAAAAGGCATACTTTATGGTGTTTGAAAGCTTACCCTTATTTCTTGCTGAATGGATATGCAGTGCAATAAAGCCAGCTTCTCCATCAGGAATATACACCCCAGTTCGCTTTTCAAGAATTTCTACTGCTCTTAGAGCTATTTCGTACTCTTTTCTAAATAGTGTTTCTGTCTCAATAAGAAATGGATTTGTAATTTCATCATTTTCTTTAAGCCTTTTTAGAGTAAAGGATATATGGTCAGTAAGAGAAATATGTATTTTTTCATCCAACTCCTCTTTAAACTCACCTGCAATGAAAGATATTATTTCTTCACAAATAGCCACTGTTTCAGCATCTACTTTATTCATCAGTTCATTAAATTTACTTAGGTTTTCAGGATTCTGCATGGCGAAGATTTTATCAATGGCAGTAGTATTCGTTATTATATCGTCAGCGTGCCTTCCAAAGCCAATCCCCTTTCCGAAAAGTATTTTTTCCTCTTCAGCCTGAAGTGCCAAAACTACATTGTTGTTAAAGACTTTTACTACTTTATAATTTTTATCTTCCATGCACATCACCTTACTCCCATAATAATAGTTTCTGTAATTATTTTATGTAAAATTTATAGATTATAAG includes these proteins:
- the glcT gene encoding glucose PTS transporter transcription antiterminator GlcT, which produces MEDKNYKVVKVFNNNVVLALQAEEEKILFGKGIGFGRHADDIITNTTAIDKIFAMQNPENLSKFNELMNKVDAETVAICEEIISFIAGEFKEELDEKIHISLTDHISFTLKRLKENDEITNPFLIETETLFRKEYEIALRAVEILEKRTGVYIPDGEAGFIALHIHSARNKGKLSNTIKYAFLSSSITEMLEDELAIELDKSSLDYARFVVHLRFAIERIMNNSPIKNDLLNTIKRKYKVSYKLAQKAAKIIENSLQLKVAADEIGYIAIHVEKLRTYSKESQ
- a CDS encoding PTS sugar transporter subunit IIA, with product MFEFFKKAHNLVAPVDGKVIDLSQVPDQVFAERLAGDGAAVDSVGDTIVAPADGTLVLIFRTNHAFGITLDDGVELLVHIGLDTVALEGEGFERIAEEGQRVKAGDPIIRVDRELILSKGYSLITPVLITNPDIAKDLKSCIGDNVRAGKDVMISYKTK
- the nagE gene encoding N-acetylglucosamine-specific PTS transporter subunit IIBC; its protein translation is MMKYLQKLGKSLMLPVACLPVASILMGIGYWIDPTGWGANNVFAAFLLQAGGALINNMGILFAIGVAVGMSDDNDGAAGLAGLVAWLVITTLLSTTSVGMFKHIDPKNVAPAFGKTQTQFIGIVAGLIAASCYNRFKGTKLPDFLAFFSGRRSVAIVTAGASILASAVLFFIWPAVYGGLVAFGKGIISLGAVGAGVYAFFNRLLIPFGLHHALNSVFWFDVAGINDLGNFWSGKGTFGVTGQYMTGFFPVMMFGLPAGALAMYHTAKDKKKKVVYGLLFAGALSSFFTGVTEPIEFAFMFLAPGLYVVHAVLTGISVAVCAALPVRAGFNFSAGFVDWFLSFKAPMARNPLLLLVIGLIFAIIYYVVFRFVITTFNLKTPGREDDDLDGEMNVKLSNNNYTEVAALILKGVGGKENVTSIDNCITRLRLEIKDQAVVNEKVIKSAGVAGVIRPGKNSLQVIVGTQVQFVADEFKKLCK